One segment of Papaver somniferum cultivar HN1 unplaced genomic scaffold, ASM357369v1 unplaced-scaffold_137, whole genome shotgun sequence DNA contains the following:
- the LOC113334725 gene encoding basic leucine zipper and W2 domain-containing protein 2-like isoform X2, with protein sequence MSSKERPTLGGTRIKTRKRNIAAPLDPATFADAVVQIYLDNAGDLELVAKNIESSDLNFSRYGDTFFEVIFTGGRTQPGTTKPDEGERHTASVLDCEPTREAILPSVLYIQKILRRRPFLIKNLENVMRRFLQSLELFEENERKKLAIFTALTFSQKLSGLPPDTVFQPLLKGNLVAKGIVLSFITDFFKEYLIDNNLDDLISLLKRGKMDDNLLEFFPTAKRSAEGFSEHFTKEGMLDLVDYNAKKMFDVKLKEMKSALTTQIAEETEISEVIETVKQRVKDANLPDFEVVRILWDVLMDAVQWSGKNQQQNANAALRQVKTWAKLLNAFCTNGKLELELIYKVQIQCYEDTKLMKLFPEIVRNLYDQDVLAEDTILHWFRKGSNPKGRQSFVKALEPFVNWLEEAEEEE encoded by the exons ATGAG CTCGAAGGAGAGACCCACTCTTGG TGGTACGCGGATTAAGACCCGCAAACGGAATATTGCAGCGCCTCTGGACCCTGCAACATTCGCAGATGCAGTGGTCCAGATATATCTGGATAATGCCGGCGATCTT GAGCTTGTTGCTAAGAACATCGAATCTTCAGACCTTAACTTTTCAAGATACGGTGACACATTTTTTGAG GTAATATTCACTGGAGGGCGTACTCAACCTGGCACAACAAAGCCTGATGAAGGGGAGCGTCACACTGCGTCTGTTCTAGATTGTGAGCCAACACGTGAAGCTATTTTGCCATCTGTGCTCTACATACAAAAGATTCTGCGTAGGAGGCCTTTCCTCATCAAAAATCTCGAAAATGTCATGCGAAGATTCCTCCAGTCACTGGAGCTCTTTGAAGAGAATGAAAGGAAGAAACTTGCAATTTTTACAGCCCTTACCTTCTCCCAGAAGCTGTCAGGTCTTCCACCGGACACAGTGTTTCAGCCACTGCTCAAGGGTAATCTTGTGGCAAAGGGGATAGTCCTTTCTTTCATCACAGATTTCTTCAAGGAATATTTGATTGATAACAACCTGGATGACCTTATTTCGCTTCTGAAGCGAGGGAAAATGGACGATAATCTCCTCGAGTTTTTCCCTACTGCAAAACGTTCTGCCGAAGGGTTTTCTGAACATTTCAC CAAGGAAGGGATGTTAGATTTGGTTGACTACAATGCGAAGAAGATGTTTGATGTCAAACTGAAGGAGATGAAATCTGCATTGACAACTCAGATAGCAGAGGAGACTGAGATATCCGAGGTCATTGAAACTGTTAAACAACGGGTTAAGGATGCTAATTTGCCTGATTTTGAAGTTGTTCGCATTTTATGGGATGTGTTGATGGATGCTGTACAGTGGTCTGGGAAAAACCAGCAGCAGAATGCTAATGCAGCTCTTCGCCAG GTAAAAACATGGGCAAAGCTTCTGAACGCCTTTTGTACCAACGGAAAGCTGGAGCTTGAATTAATCTACAAAGTCCAAATTCAATGCTACGAAGACACCAAACTGATGAAGTTATTCCCTGAAATTGTTCGAAACCTCTATGACCAGGACGTACTTGCAGAAGACACGATTCTTCATTGGTTCCGCAAAGGATCAAACCCCAAGGGCAG ACAAAGCTTTGTGAAAGCTTTGGAACCATTTGTTAATTGGCTGGAGGaggctgaagaagaagaataa
- the LOC113334725 gene encoding basic leucine zipper and W2 domain-containing protein 2-like isoform X1, translating to MSSSKERPTLGGTRIKTRKRNIAAPLDPATFADAVVQIYLDNAGDLELVAKNIESSDLNFSRYGDTFFEVIFTGGRTQPGTTKPDEGERHTASVLDCEPTREAILPSVLYIQKILRRRPFLIKNLENVMRRFLQSLELFEENERKKLAIFTALTFSQKLSGLPPDTVFQPLLKGNLVAKGIVLSFITDFFKEYLIDNNLDDLISLLKRGKMDDNLLEFFPTAKRSAEGFSEHFTKEGMLDLVDYNAKKMFDVKLKEMKSALTTQIAEETEISEVIETVKQRVKDANLPDFEVVRILWDVLMDAVQWSGKNQQQNANAALRQVKTWAKLLNAFCTNGKLELELIYKVQIQCYEDTKLMKLFPEIVRNLYDQDVLAEDTILHWFRKGSNPKGRQSFVKALEPFVNWLEEAEEEE from the exons ATGAG CAGCTCGAAGGAGAGACCCACTCTTGG TGGTACGCGGATTAAGACCCGCAAACGGAATATTGCAGCGCCTCTGGACCCTGCAACATTCGCAGATGCAGTGGTCCAGATATATCTGGATAATGCCGGCGATCTT GAGCTTGTTGCTAAGAACATCGAATCTTCAGACCTTAACTTTTCAAGATACGGTGACACATTTTTTGAG GTAATATTCACTGGAGGGCGTACTCAACCTGGCACAACAAAGCCTGATGAAGGGGAGCGTCACACTGCGTCTGTTCTAGATTGTGAGCCAACACGTGAAGCTATTTTGCCATCTGTGCTCTACATACAAAAGATTCTGCGTAGGAGGCCTTTCCTCATCAAAAATCTCGAAAATGTCATGCGAAGATTCCTCCAGTCACTGGAGCTCTTTGAAGAGAATGAAAGGAAGAAACTTGCAATTTTTACAGCCCTTACCTTCTCCCAGAAGCTGTCAGGTCTTCCACCGGACACAGTGTTTCAGCCACTGCTCAAGGGTAATCTTGTGGCAAAGGGGATAGTCCTTTCTTTCATCACAGATTTCTTCAAGGAATATTTGATTGATAACAACCTGGATGACCTTATTTCGCTTCTGAAGCGAGGGAAAATGGACGATAATCTCCTCGAGTTTTTCCCTACTGCAAAACGTTCTGCCGAAGGGTTTTCTGAACATTTCAC CAAGGAAGGGATGTTAGATTTGGTTGACTACAATGCGAAGAAGATGTTTGATGTCAAACTGAAGGAGATGAAATCTGCATTGACAACTCAGATAGCAGAGGAGACTGAGATATCCGAGGTCATTGAAACTGTTAAACAACGGGTTAAGGATGCTAATTTGCCTGATTTTGAAGTTGTTCGCATTTTATGGGATGTGTTGATGGATGCTGTACAGTGGTCTGGGAAAAACCAGCAGCAGAATGCTAATGCAGCTCTTCGCCAG GTAAAAACATGGGCAAAGCTTCTGAACGCCTTTTGTACCAACGGAAAGCTGGAGCTTGAATTAATCTACAAAGTCCAAATTCAATGCTACGAAGACACCAAACTGATGAAGTTATTCCCTGAAATTGTTCGAAACCTCTATGACCAGGACGTACTTGCAGAAGACACGATTCTTCATTGGTTCCGCAAAGGATCAAACCCCAAGGGCAG ACAAAGCTTTGTGAAAGCTTTGGAACCATTTGTTAATTGGCTGGAGGaggctgaagaagaagaataa